From the genome of Mugil cephalus isolate CIBA_MC_2020 chromosome 2, CIBA_Mcephalus_1.1, whole genome shotgun sequence, one region includes:
- the LOC125003633 gene encoding complement C3-like: MWKSGWFGGTHSQGIEERGVCEGTGAWEKETAGLKLAKIEERGVADCLPGGHSPLRLKAVNMVRWKLHNVLFLLLLLCRSDGQSDRRRGRPSRPWRDRFTPIDRYWDLHDIAQKDTVNPAPRFLLLAPDLLRTDSPENIYLQAYDVTNPITVSISIQHFSKATMLLQDSVTLNLENGFQALKTIQLSSDNLDRDEKKDKFVTLKVNFGDLHMEERMLMVTFHSGYIFIQTDKPIYNPGDTVRFRAFVSSPSFKALDNSITIDIQNPDGVVVKQVSKSRATNGLLAEVFPLSEFVNEGTWIVTAKFDHWQQNTFTSQFEVKKYVLPAFNVTLTPRQSYFSLDDSELVVDISARYLYGEPVQGTAYIVFGVNINKEMIRLPSVQQVSDLDAGQATLSIEEIRRAYPDIRSLVGQSLYVKASVLTKTGSDLVEAEKTGIKIVQSPYVVFFKDMPKYFKPGLPFDFTIQVYQHDGSPARNVQVKVNLLDKPLLVASGTTRATVNMPNRQHRQTIMVETTQTGLRPEQQARQQIIVQPYVPFNQRKQNYLYISTGKNTVSVGEMFVLSLSITTAEQKHRDFIKHVTYLVLNKGKIITAERVAVTGQLVTTVNLLITPEMMPSFRFVAFYSIPWTEREEVVSDSIWIDVVDSCVGGLKVGPEDGIHRIYAPGKSFRFQIRGDPGARVGLVAVDNAVYLLNRDRLTQRKIWDTVEHGDIGCTRGGGQNAIGVFTDAGLLFSSSAGVKTTIRQALRCSGSARRRRSAELLKRKAQLESHYKEKLERRCCKDGLREIPMPYSCTRRSLYITEGWECMRAFRYCCSTYRDQEFNTEIPTTPPPMTTARPTTLAPIMPTAYERVVFESRPRIAYSRPNFGVEFMSNPVGFGPPGQPGLPGPPGPPGQPGPPGQPGHPGQLGRPGPPEPKVFLRTQERGVIKMEAGVEEEDFEEEEWEYLDETEVYLRSKFFESWLWMDVELPSQADRDGLALKNIDQALPDSITEWGIMAVSASPHTGFCVAEPYNVKTWKHFFVDLKLPYSVARNEQVEIKAVVHNYGDEDLHVRVVLMKTEDICSVAFKESHTQEVTLAAGSSVVVPYTIVPLVVGKLPLEVMVVGRDLMGGDRVQKSLRVVLDGVQKTEVWSAVLNPSAEGGTQTVRVGKTELESVVPNSVPETFINVRGNVLADSIDNSISEDSLASLIRMPGGCVEQNLASITLPLIATLYLERTDNWQSVGVQRKAEAIRYIRRGYENQLVYRKSDGSYPPYRGEGASTWITAYVVKVFSMAHSIVGIDEQQVCDPLLYLVKNKHRRTEGRFVESNPVYTTTMTGGLRGKDPEITLTAFVLIALAEAKQAGIQCSTPDVNMEFAIRNTADYLQKALLVNGRRPYTVAISAYALALVDPKRYNSLEALLRAAVRGGSHWPDRENTLFTLEATGYALLALVKLGRLEDAAAPFKWLNSQRRIGGGFGSTQSTMVVLQALSEYLINKPPPDDVHLNVDVKLTGRKEIRYHFNHQTAYAARSSRLPANLDLEVVAQGNGQGILEVVTYYNQLHEVDEKIPCKDFELNVTIDESTEKPPADVEKSYQITIKVRALGPRDVRMVVLDISLPTGFTPENSDLEMLSNSVDRYINNFQIVDNLSDRGSLIIHLFKVSHKEQEILTFKLQQRFKVGLLQPSSVTVYEYYNPDHRCSRTYTPREDQEEITKICRDNVCRCTQGDCCIFKADSENFPNKARETFACKSLHHVFQVKMLSVTHSYYDKYEMEIKQVIKLGVEGGVEVGQKRFFMSHGGCRDGLSLKEGSEYLIIGPKDDQWTIDPDTGRFIYMLGKDTWVERWPSAAECSSNQSLRAKCSGLDDAARELSVNGCRQ, encoded by the exons ATGTGGAAATCAGGATGGTTTGGAGGCACTCACTCACAGGGCATTGAGGAGCGAGGAGTGTGCGAAGGAACTGGTGCTTGGGAAAAGGAGACTGCAGGATTAAAACTTGCAAAGATAGAAGAAAGAGGCG TAGCTGACTGTCTTCCTGGTGGCCACAGTCCACTGAGACTCAAGGCAGTCAACATGGTTCGGTGGAAGCTGcacaatgttttgtttctcctgcttcttctctgcAGATCAGATGGACAGTCTGACCGTAGACGGGGACG CCCATCACGACCCTGGCGTGACAG ATTTACGCCAATTGATCGATACTGGGACCTCCATGA CATAGCGCAAAAGGACACAGTTAATCCTGCTCCGAG GTTCCTTCTGCTGGCTCCAGACCTGCTGAGGACCGACAGCCCAGAGAACATCTACTTACAAGCTTACGACGTGACCAACCCCATCActgtctccatctccatccagcACTTCAGCAAGGCCACCATGCTCCTTCAGGACTCTGTCACTCTCAACCTGGAAAATGGATTTCAAGCTCTCAAGACCATACAG CTTTCCTCAGATAATTTGGATCGTGATGAAAAAAAGGACAAGTTTGTGACCCTCAAAGTGAACTTTGGGGATTTACACATGGAGGAAAGAATGCTGATGGTGACTTTTCACTCGGGATACATCTTCATCCAGACAGACAAACCCATTTACAACCCCGGAGACACCG TTCGATTCAGAGCCTTTGTGTCCTCTCCGTCTTTTAAGGCCCTTGACAATTCCATCACAATAGACATCCAg AATCCAGATGGCGTGGTTGTCAAGCAGGTCTCCAAGTCCAGAGCTACCAATGGCCTCTTAGCAGAGGTCTTTCCTCTTTCTGAATTTGTCAA TGAAGGAACTTGGATTGTGACTGCCAAatttgaccactggcagcagaaCACATTCACGTCCCAGTTTGAGGTGAAGAAATACG TGCTTCCTGCCTTCAATGTTACCTTGACTCCCAGACAGTCCTACTTCAGCCTGGATGACAGTGAACTAGTTGTAGATATTTCTGCCAG GTACCTGTACGGGGAGCCGGTTCAGGGCACGGCCTACATTGTGTTTGGAGTGAATATCAACAAAGAGATGATAAGGTTACCATCCGTGCAGCAGGTGTCGGAT ctggACGCAGGACAGGCCACACTGAGTATCGAGGAGATCAGAAGAGCATACCCTGACATTAGATCCTTAGTGGGCCAATCTTTGTATGTCAAGGCCTCTGTGCTCACCAAGACAG GGAGTGATCTGGTTGAGGCTGAAAAGACTGGGATTAAAATTGTGCAGTCTCCTTATGTAGTGTTCTTCAAAGACATGCCAAAGTATTTCAAGCCGGGCCTGCCCTTTGACTTCACA aTCCAAGTGTACCAACACGACGGTTCTCCAGCTCGTAATGTCCAAGTCAAAGTGAATTTGCTGGACAAACCGTTGCTTGTCGCCTCCGGCACCACCAGAGCCACTGTCAACATGCCCAACCGTCAACACCGACAAACCATCATG GTTGAAACCACACAGACTGGACTGAGACCAGAGCAGCAGGCCAGACAACAGATCATCGTTCAGCCTTATGTCCCCTTTAACCAGCGCAAACAAAACTACCTGTACATCtccacaggaaaaaacacagtgtCTGTTGGAGAAATGTTCGTCCTGAGTCTTAGCATCACCACCGCAGAGCAGAAGCATAGAGACTTTATCAAACACGTGACGTACTTG GTGCTCAATAAAGGCAAAATCATAACTGCTGAGCGTGTGGCTGTAACGGGTCAGCTGGTCACCACCGTGAATTTATTGATAACGCCAGAGATGATGCCGTCTTTTCGCTTTGTGGCTTTCTACTCTATCCCCTGGACAGAACGAGAGGAGGTGGTGTCTGACTCAATCTGGATAGATGTGGTCGATTCCTGTGTTGGAGGG CTCAAAGTTGGGCCAGAGGATGGTATACACAGAATCTACGCGCCAGGAAAGAGCTTTCGTTTTCAGATCAGAGGTGACCCGGGTGCAAGGGTCGGGCTGGTGGCTGTGGACAACGCTGTGTATCTTCTCAACAGGGACAGGCTTACTCAGAGGAAG ATTTGGGACACAGTGGAGCATGGAGACATTGGCTGCACCCGAGGTGGAGGCCAGAACGCCATAGGAGTGTTCACAGATGCAGGACTGCTTTTTTCCTCCAGTGCCGGGGTCAAAACCACAATCAGACAAG CCCTGCGGTGTTCAGGCAGTGCCAGAAGGAGGCGCTCTGCTGAACTGTTGAAGCGTAAAGCGCAGCTAG AGAGTCACTACAAGGAGAAGCTGGAGCGTCGCTGCTGTAAAGATGGCCTCAGGGAGATCCCAATGCCTTACTCTTGCACCCGACGCTCCCTCTACATCACGGAGGGCTGGGAGTGCATGCGAGCTTTCCGCTACTGCTGCTCCACATACAGGGACCAGGAGTTCAACACAGAGATACCCACCACCCCACCGCCCATGACCACAGCTCGTCCCACAACTTTGGCTCCGATCATGCCCACGGCATATGAGAGAGTGGTGTTTGAGTCACGACCCAGAATTGCATATTCTCGACCCAACTTTGGTG TGGAGTTCATGTCGAACCCTGTGGGGTTTGGCCCACCTGGACAGCCTGGCCTACCTGGCCCACCTGGCCCACCTGGACAGCCTGGCCCACCTGGACAGCCTGGACATCCTGGACAGCTTGGAAGGCCCGGACCACCTGAACCTAAAGTATTCTTGAGGACCCAAGAGCGGGGGGTCATCAAAATGGAGGCAGGTGTTGAGGAAGAAGATTTTGAGGAAGAAGAGTGGGAGTACCTGGATGAGACAGAGGTGTATTTGCGTTCCAAGTTCTTCGAGTCTTGGCTGTGGATGGATGTTGAACTGCCCAGTCAGGCCGACAGAGATGG GCTGGCATTGAAGAACATCGATCAGGCCTTACCTGACAGCATCACAGAGTGGGGCATCATGGCAGTCAGTGCATCACCTCATacag GTTTCTGTGTTGCGGAGCCTTACAACGTCAAAACCTGGAAGCATTTCTTTGTGGACCTGAAGCTGCCATACTCAGTGGCAAGGAACGAACAGGTCGAGATCAAAGCTGTGGTCCACAACTATGGAGACGAGGACCTGCAC GTAAGGGTGGTGCTAATGAAGACAGAAGACATCTGCAGCGTTGCTTTCAAGGAAAGtcacacacaggaagtgacaCTGGCGGCTGGCTCTTCTGTGGTAGTGCCTTACACCATTGTGCCATTGGTGGTGGGTAAACTTCCTCTGGAGGTAATGGTGGTTGGCAGAGACTTGATGGGAGGAGACCGTGTCCAGAAATCTCTACGGGTGGTG CTGGATGGAGTTCAAAAGACTGAAGTGTGGAGTGCAGTGTTGAACCCGTCTGCTGAGGGAG GAACGCAGACTGTTCGTGTCGGCAAGACTGAACTGGAGTCAGTTGTGCCGAACTCTGTGCCAGAGACTTTCATCAATGTCAGAG GCAATGTGTTGGCAGACAGCATAGACAATTCCATCAGCGAGGACTCTCTGGCGTCTCTGATCCGGATGCCTGGCGGATGTGTGGAGCAGAACTTGGCCTCCATCACGCTGCCGCTCATTGCTACCCTCTACCTAGAGCGGACCGACAACTGGCAGAGTGTAGGGGTGCAGCGCAAGGCCGAGGCTATCCGATACATCCGGAgag GTTACGAGAACCAGCTGGTATACAGAAAGAGTGATGGTTCTTACCCACCCTACAGAGGCGAAGGTGCAAGTACATG GATCACAGCGTACGTGGTGAAGGTGTTCTCCATGGCTCACTCCATCGTCGGCATTGACGAGCAGCAAGTGTGTGACCCTCTGCTCTACCTGGTGAAGAACAAACACCGACGTACGGAGGGAAGATTCGTAGAGAGCAACCCAGTTTACACCACCACCATGACT ggcGGTCTCCGTGGCAAGGATCCAGAAATAACACTGACAGCATTCGTCCTCATAGCACTTGCTGAGGCCAAGCAGGCAGGCATCCAATGCAGCACTCCAGATGTGAACATGGAG TTTGCAATCCGTAACACGGCAGATTACCTGCAGAAGGCTCTGTTGGTGAATGGGAGGAGACCCTACACGGTGGCCATCTCCGCCTATGCTCTGGCTCTGGTGGATCCTAAACGCTACAATTCATTAGAAGCATTACTGAGAGCCGCAGTTCGAG GTGGCAGTCACTGGCCTGATAGGGAAAACACCTTGTTCACACTGGAGGCGACCGGCTACGCTCTTCTAGCTTTGGTCAAGTTGGGACGTTTGGAGGACGCTGCAGCACCATTCAAATGGCTGAACAGCCAGAGAAGAATAGGAGGAGGCTTCGGATCCACTCAG TCCACCATGGTGGTGCTTCAGGCTCTGTCAGAGTACCTAATCAACAAACCTCCTCCTGATGACGTCCATCTGAATGTGGACGTCAAGTTAACAGGACGCAAGGAAATCCGCTACCATTTTAATCATCAGACTGCATACGCTGCTCGCTCTTCTAGG TTACCTGCAAACCTGGATTTGGAAGTTGTTGCTCAAGGAAATGGACAAGGAATACTGGAG GTTGTGACCTATTACAACCAACTGCATGAGGTGGACGAGAAAATTCCCTGCAAGGATTTTGAGCTCAACGTTACTATTGACGAATCTACCG AAAAGCCTCCGGCAGATGTAGAAAAATCCTATCAGATCACCATCAAAGTGAG GGCTTTAGGACCCCGAGATGTCAGGATGGTGGTTCTCGATATCAGTCTGCCAACCGGCTTCACCCCAGAAAACTCCGACCTGGAAATG ttGTCCAACTCAGTGGATCGTTACATCAATAACTTCCAGATTGTGGACAACCTGAGTGACAGAGGCTCCTTGATCATCCACCTGTTCAAG GTTTCCCACAAAGAGCAGGAGATCCTGACCTTCAAGCTCCAGCAGAGATTCAAAGTCGGCCTCCTCCAGCCGTCCTCCGTGACTGTCTATGAATATTACAACCCAG ACCACCGCTGCAGTCGCACCTACACTCCCagggaggaccaggaggagatCACCAAGATCTGCAGAGACAACGTCTGCCGCTGCACGCAAG GTGACTGCTGCATCTTCAAAGCTGACAGCGAAAATTTCCCCAACAAAGCAAGGGAGACATTTGCCTGCAAGAGCTTACACCACG TTTTCCAGGTGAAGATGTTGAGCGTGACCCACAGCTACTACGACAAATACGAGATGGAGATTAAACAAGTTATCAAACTGG GCGTGGAGGGTGGAGTTGAAGTGGGCCAGAAAAGGTTCTTCATGTCTCACGGAGGCTGCAGAGATGGACTCAGCCTGAAGGAGGGCTCTGAGTATCTCATCATCGGTCCCAAAGATGACCAGTGGACCATCGATCCTGACACCGGCAG GTTCATCTACATGTTGGGGAAGGACACTTGGGTGGAGCGCTGGCCTTCGGCTGCAGAGTGCTCCAGCAATCAAAGCCTTCGGGCGAAATGCAGCGGCCTAGATGATGCTGCACGTGAACTGTCTGTCAATGGCTGCAGGCAGTAG